One genomic window of Dama dama isolate Ldn47 chromosome 7, ASM3311817v1, whole genome shotgun sequence includes the following:
- the NOL7 gene encoding nucleolar protein 7 — MVQLRPRASRTPASASAMVDEGQPASEEEAGHGLLLGQPSSGAAAEPLEEDEEGDDELDDEAPEELTFASAQAEAKEEERRVRETVRRDRALLKEKRKRREELFIEQKKRKLLPDTILEKLTTASQTSVKKSPGKLKEVNLQKKNEEREKGSDSKKSKEKVQKVQTVGQNKSYMAVRLKDQDLRDSRQEAAKAFIQNCLYGPGTNRTTVNKFLSLENKRLPMKKAAAQFLNNTWGSQRKQNAKRFTKRWMVRKMKTPKK; from the exons ATGGTGCAGCTCAGGCCGCGCGCGTCTCGCACCCCGGCGTCCGCCTCTGCAATGGTGGACGAGGGCCAGCCCGCCtcggaggaggaggcggggcacGGACTGCTGCTCGGGCAGCCCAGCAGCGGCGCGGCCGCCGAGCCGCTGGAGGAAGACGAGGAGGGGGACGACGAGCTTGACGACGAGGCCCCGGAGGAGCTGACTTTCGCCAGCGCCCAGGCCGAAGCGAAGGAGGAGGAGCGGCGAGTTCGGGAGACGGTGCGCAG GGACAGAGCACTtctgaaggagaagaggaagcGGCGCGAGGAGCTGTTCATCGAACAGAAG aaaagaaaactcctTCCAGATACTATTCTAGAGAAGTTAACTACAGCTTCACAGACTAG TGTGAAGAAATCACCGGGAAAGTTGAAAGAAG ttaatttgcaaaagaaaaatgaagaacgaGAGAAAGGAAGTGACTCTAAGAAATCTAAAGAAAAAGTGCAGAAAGTACAGACTGTTGG CCAGAATAAAAGCTACATGGCTGTAAGGCTAAAAGATCAAGATTTGAGGGATTCAAGGCAAGAAGCAGCCAAAGCCTTCATACAAAATTGTTTATATGGCCCTGGAACCAACAGAACTACTG TAAACAAGTTCCTGTCTCTTGAAAACAAGAGGTTACCGATGAAAAAGGCTGCAGCCCAGTTTTTGAACAATACTTGGG GAtctcagagaaaacaaaatgcGAAGAGATTTACAAAACGCTGGATGGtcagaaagatgaaaactcccaagAAGTAA